The nucleotide sequence AAGGCGAGAACCGGCAACGTCAGCCACTCCTCCAGCGGCTCCCGGCAACGGAGCTCGGCCGGACGCAGGTCAATCAGGGTGGCGTGGGCGGGCAGGGTCATGCCCCAGTCTATGGCCCTACGATTTGCGGCGGCCCGCGCCTGTATGCTGAAGCCATGAATGCCGACGCCCTACAAGACGTCACGCCTGTCGAAGGCCAGCGGAGGGTCCAGGCGGGTGCCCTGCTCATCGACGTGCGCGAGCCCAACGAGTTCGCAGAGGTACACGCCCAGGGAGCTCAGCTCCTGCCCCTCAGCGAGTTCGAGGCCCGCTTTCAGGAGCTGCCCAAAGACCGCCCACTGGTGATGATCTGCCGCAGCGGGGCCCGCAGTGCCCGCGCCGGGCAGTATCTGCTAGAACACGGCTACACCGATGTTGTGAATCTGGAGGGCGGGACGCTGGCCTGGAAGGAAGCGGGCCTGCCCACCGAAGAAGGAGAAGGGCACTGATGAACGAGACCAACACCACCGCAGCGCAGGCGGCGGGGCTCCCCAGCGAGGCGCAGGTCCTCGAAGCCCTCAAGGTCGTCAAGGACCCGGAGATTCCAGTGAATGTGGTGGACCTCGGCCTGATCTATGGTGTCGACATCACGCCGC is from Deinococcus sp. YIM 77859 and encodes:
- a CDS encoding rhodanese-like domain-containing protein gives rise to the protein MNADALQDVTPVEGQRRVQAGALLIDVREPNEFAEVHAQGAQLLPLSEFEARFQELPKDRPLVMICRSGARSARAGQYLLEHGYTDVVNLEGGTLAWKEAGLPTEEGEGH